One part of the Aurantibacillus circumpalustris genome encodes these proteins:
- the rpoB gene encoding DNA-directed RNA polymerase subunit beta has translation MAASTKIQKRVNFSSNKFPIEYPDFLDIQVKSFQDFFQLETTPENRKKEGLFRVFAENFPISDARNNFVLEFKDYYIDPPRYALDECIERGLTYSVPLKAKLYLYCTDPEHEDFEPIMQDVYLGTIPYMTPKGSFIINGAERVIVSQLHRSPGVFFGQSRHANGTKLYSARVIPFKGSWIEFATDINNVMYAYIDRKKKLPVTTLLRAIGFESDKQILEIFGLADEVKVSKAGLKREVGRRLAARVLKTWLEDFVDEDTGEVVSIERNEVILDRETILEDEHIDIIADAGVKSIILHKQDVNTADFAIIYNTLQKDSTNSEKEAIEFIYRLLRNAEPPDEETARGVIDKLFFSDKRYDLGEVGRYRINKKLGLNIPPEIRVLTKEDMILIIKYLIELINSKTDVDDIDHLSNRRVRTVGEQLFSQFGVGLARMARTIRERMNVRDNEVFTPTDLINAKTLSSVINSFFGTNQLSQFMDQTNPLSEITHKRRLSALGPGGLSRERAGFEVRDVHYTHYGRLCTIETPEGPNIGLISSLCVYAKVNKLGFIETPYRTVTNGKLDSNKPIIYLTAEEEDLKNIAQANVDLDDKGNITTKKVTARYEGDFPILEPNAVHLMDIAPNQIASIAASLIPFLEHDDANRALMGSNMQRQAVPLLRPQAPIVGTGIEARVAEDSRVLINAEGEGIVEYVDAQSITIRYNRNDEEKLISFEGDVKTYKLTKFQKTNQSTCINLKPIVKKGDKVSRGQVLCEGYATQDGELALGRNLKVAFMPWKGYNFEDAIVINEKIVREDIFTSIHIDEYTLEVRDTKRGMEELTPDIPNVSEDATKDLDEKGIIRIGAEVKEGDILIGKITPKGETDPSPEEKLLRAIFGDKAGDVKDASLRVSPSIKGVIVDKKLFSRVIKDKKAKAEEKPLVEKLDSDHEKNNYNLKLKLVDKLFVLVNGRTSQGVTNILGEEVVPRGTKFTQKLLERIDYSEVNPSNWTTDKDKNEQIERLLHNFLIQFNDYLGKYKREKFQITVGDELPNGIVQLAKVYIAQKRKLKVGDKMAGRHGNKGIVARIVKEEDMPFLEDGTPVDIVLNPLGVPSRMNLGQIYETVLAWAGEKLNMKFSTPIFDGATVEQIDEYTKKAGLPQFGRTYLYDGGTGERFDQPATVGIIYMLKLGHMVDDKMHARSIGPYSLITQQPLGGKAQFGGQRFGEMEVWALEAYGAANVLQELLTVKSDDVTGRAKAYEAIVKGENIPTPGIPESFNVLLHELRGLALDITMD, from the coding sequence TTGGCTGCAAGTACAAAAATTCAAAAACGAGTTAATTTCTCGTCGAATAAATTTCCGATCGAATATCCGGATTTCTTAGATATTCAGGTGAAATCCTTTCAGGATTTTTTCCAGTTAGAAACAACGCCGGAAAACCGTAAAAAAGAAGGGTTATTCCGCGTGTTTGCCGAAAACTTTCCTATTTCTGATGCACGTAACAACTTCGTATTAGAATTTAAGGATTATTATATCGATCCGCCTCGCTATGCTCTTGATGAGTGTATTGAACGTGGACTCACCTACTCTGTTCCATTAAAGGCTAAATTGTACCTTTATTGTACAGATCCTGAACACGAAGATTTTGAGCCGATTATGCAGGACGTGTATTTGGGTACAATCCCATACATGACGCCTAAAGGTTCATTTATTATAAATGGAGCTGAGCGTGTAATTGTTTCTCAATTACACCGTTCTCCTGGTGTATTCTTTGGTCAAAGTCGCCATGCGAACGGTACCAAATTATACAGCGCCCGCGTTATTCCTTTCAAAGGAAGCTGGATAGAATTTGCAACAGATATTAACAATGTAATGTACGCTTACATCGATCGTAAGAAAAAATTACCTGTTACTACTTTATTGCGCGCTATCGGTTTTGAAAGTGATAAACAAATTTTAGAAATTTTTGGTTTAGCTGACGAAGTAAAAGTTAGCAAAGCAGGTTTAAAACGTGAAGTTGGTCGTAGATTAGCTGCCCGTGTTCTTAAAACCTGGTTAGAAGATTTCGTTGATGAAGATACCGGAGAGGTAGTTTCTATCGAACGTAACGAAGTTATTTTAGACCGTGAAACCATTTTAGAAGATGAGCATATTGATATCATTGCAGATGCTGGTGTTAAATCCATCATTCTTCACAAACAAGATGTAAATACTGCTGATTTCGCAATCATCTATAACACTTTACAAAAAGATTCAACCAACTCTGAAAAAGAAGCAATTGAATTTATTTACCGTTTATTACGTAACGCAGAACCACCTGATGAGGAAACTGCTCGTGGCGTAATTGATAAATTATTTTTCTCTGATAAACGTTACGATTTAGGTGAAGTTGGTCGTTATAGAATTAACAAGAAGTTGGGATTAAACATTCCTCCTGAAATTCGTGTATTGACTAAAGAAGACATGATCTTAATCATTAAGTATCTTATTGAGTTAATTAACTCAAAAACAGATGTAGATGATATCGATCACTTGTCTAACCGTCGTGTACGTACTGTTGGTGAGCAATTATTCTCTCAATTTGGTGTAGGTTTAGCCCGTATGGCGCGTACTATTCGTGAACGTATGAATGTACGTGATAACGAGGTGTTCACTCCAACTGACTTAATTAACGCAAAAACATTAAGCTCTGTAATTAATTCGTTCTTCGGAACCAATCAATTATCACAGTTCATGGATCAAACCAATCCTTTATCGGAGATTACGCACAAGCGTCGTCTTTCGGCACTAGGGCCAGGGGGTTTATCTCGTGAGCGTGCAGGTTTTGAGGTGCGTGACGTTCACTATACTCACTATGGTCGTCTTTGTACAATCGAAACTCCAGAGGGACCAAATATTGGTTTAATTTCTTCTCTTTGTGTTTATGCAAAAGTGAATAAATTAGGATTTATTGAAACTCCATACCGTACGGTTACAAACGGTAAATTGGACTCTAACAAACCTATTATTTATTTAACTGCAGAAGAAGAAGATCTAAAAAACATTGCGCAAGCTAACGTTGATTTAGATGATAAAGGAAACATCACTACTAAAAAAGTAACAGCACGTTACGAAGGTGACTTCCCTATTCTTGAGCCGAATGCAGTGCATTTGATGGACATTGCTCCGAATCAAATTGCTTCGATTGCAGCTTCTTTAATTCCTTTCTTAGAGCATGATGATGCTAACCGTGCCTTAATGGGTTCGAACATGCAACGTCAAGCGGTACCTTTATTGCGTCCACAAGCTCCTATCGTTGGTACTGGTATTGAAGCACGTGTTGCTGAAGATAGCCGTGTATTAATTAACGCTGAAGGTGAAGGAATTGTTGAGTACGTAGATGCTCAATCTATCACTATCCGTTACAACCGCAACGACGAAGAGAAATTAATCAGCTTCGAAGGCGATGTAAAAACATACAAATTAACCAAGTTTCAAAAAACCAATCAAAGCACTTGTATCAACTTAAAACCAATCGTTAAGAAAGGTGATAAAGTTTCAAGAGGACAAGTTCTTTGCGAAGGTTATGCAACTCAAGACGGTGAATTAGCTTTAGGTCGTAACTTAAAAGTGGCTTTCATGCCATGGAAAGGTTACAACTTTGAGGATGCTATCGTTATCAATGAAAAAATTGTTCGTGAAGATATCTTTACTTCGATTCACATCGATGAGTATACTTTAGAAGTACGTGACACAAAACGTGGAATGGAAGAGTTAACTCCAGATATTCCTAACGTAAGTGAAGATGCTACTAAAGACCTTGACGAAAAAGGTATTATTCGTATTGGTGCTGAAGTAAAAGAAGGTGATATCTTAATTGGAAAAATTACTCCTAAAGGAGAAACTGATCCTTCACCGGAAGAAAAATTATTACGTGCAATCTTTGGTGACAAAGCTGGTGATGTGAAAGATGCGTCTTTACGTGTATCTCCATCTATCAAAGGTGTTATCGTTGATAAAAAATTATTCTCACGTGTAATTAAAGATAAAAAAGCTAAAGCTGAAGAAAAACCTTTAGTAGAAAAGTTAGATTCGGATCACGAAAAAAATAATTACAACTTAAAATTAAAATTAGTTGACAAATTATTTGTTCTGGTTAACGGTCGTACTTCACAAGGTGTTACTAATATTTTAGGAGAAGAAGTTGTACCACGCGGTACTAAGTTCACTCAAAAATTATTAGAGCGTATCGATTACAGCGAAGTAAATCCAAGCAATTGGACTACTGACAAAGATAAAAACGAACAAATTGAGCGTTTGTTACATAACTTCTTAATCCAATTCAACGATTATTTAGGAAAATACAAACGTGAGAAATTCCAGATTACTGTTGGTGACGAGTTACCAAATGGAATTGTTCAGTTAGCAAAAGTTTACATTGCACAAAAACGTAAATTAAAAGTTGGTGATAAGATGGCTGGACGTCACGGTAACAAGGGTATTGTTGCTCGTATCGTGAAAGAAGAAGACATGCCATTCTTAGAAGACGGAACTCCTGTTGACATCGTGTTAAATCCACTAGGTGTACCTTCGCGTATGAACCTTGGACAGATTTACGAAACTGTGTTAGCTTGGGCTGGTGAGAAATTGAATATGAAATTCTCAACTCCAATTTTTGACGGTGCAACTGTTGAACAAATTGACGAATACACTAAAAAAGCTGGCTTACCTCAATTCGGTCGTACCTACTTGTATGACGGTGGAACTGGTGAGCGCTTTGACCAACCTGCAACGGTAGGTATCATTTACATGTTGAAATTAGGTCACATGGTGGATGATAAGATGCACGCTCGTTCAATCGGACCATATTCATTAATTACACAACAACCTTTGGGTGGTAAAGCTCAATTTGGTGGTCAGCGTTTTGGTGAGATGGAAGTTTGGGCACTCGAAGCATACGGTGCAGCAAATGTGTTACAAGAATTATTAACTGTTAAGTCGGATGATGTTACCGGTCGTGCAAAAGCTTACGAAGCAATTGTAAAAGGTGAAAACATCCCTACTCCAGGTATTCCTGAGTCATTCAACGTATTGTTGCATGAATTAAGAGGTCTGGCGTTAGATATTACGATGGATTAA
- the rplL gene encoding 50S ribosomal protein L7/L12 — MADIKSLADTLVSLTVKEVQELAKVLKDEHGIEPAAVAVAVGGGAGAGEAAAVKTSFDVMLLEAGGAKLGVVKVVKDLTGLGLKEAKDLVDGAPKAVKEGVGKEEAEAIKKALEEAGAKAEIK, encoded by the coding sequence ATGGCAGATATTAAATCATTAGCTGACACATTAGTTAGCTTAACAGTAAAAGAAGTTCAAGAATTAGCAAAAGTATTAAAAGATGAGCATGGTATTGAGCCAGCTGCTGTTGCCGTAGCCGTTGGTGGTGGTGCAGGTGCTGGAGAAGCTGCTGCTGTAAAAACATCTTTTGATGTTATGTTATTAGAAGCTGGTGGAGCTAAATTAGGAGTTGTTAAAGTTGTAAAAGACTTAACTGGTTTAGGCTTAAAAGAAGCTAAAGACTTAGTTGACGGAGCTCCTAAAGCTGTAAAAGAAGGTGTTGGTAAAGAAGAAGCTGAAGCAATTAAAAAAGCTTTAGAAGAAGCTGGTGCCAAAGCAGAAATTAAGTAA
- the rplJ gene encoding 50S ribosomal protein L10, with the protein MNKTEKTQVIEELVEKLNANNKIYLADCSTLTVEKVNAFRKQCFEKKVSVQVIKNTLLKKAIERANDSKLAELIPALKGETALIFTDTSNVPAKIMKEFRKGGKKPALRAAYVEDMIFIGDEQLDALVGLKSKNELIGEVIALLQSPIQRVMGALENKGGSEEAA; encoded by the coding sequence ATGAATAAAACCGAAAAAACACAGGTAATAGAGGAGTTGGTAGAGAAATTAAATGCCAACAACAAAATCTATTTAGCAGATTGTTCTACTTTAACAGTTGAAAAAGTAAATGCGTTCCGTAAACAATGTTTCGAGAAAAAAGTATCGGTACAAGTTATTAAGAACACTTTGCTTAAAAAAGCAATTGAAAGAGCAAACGACAGTAAATTAGCAGAGTTAATTCCAGCTTTAAAAGGCGAAACTGCTTTAATTTTTACAGATACATCTAATGTGCCTGCGAAAATTATGAAAGAATTCCGTAAAGGTGGTAAAAAACCAGCTTTAAGAGCTGCTTACGTTGAAGATATGATCTTCATTGGCGATGAGCAATTGGATGCCTTAGTAGGATTAAAATCTAAAAACGAATTAATTGGTGAAGTGATTGCATTATTACAATCTCCAATTCAACGCGTTATGGGTGCTTTGGAAAACAAAGGCGGTAGCGAAGAAGCTGCATAA
- the rplA gene encoding 50S ribosomal protein L1: protein MATLTKKRKAANAKFDASKSYSVAEAAKIVKDITSTKFDASVDLAIRLGVDPRKANQMVRGTVTLPHGTGKTMRVLAIVTPDKEAEARAAGADFVGLDEYIEKIKGGWTDVDVIITMPSVMGKVGALGRVLGPRGLMPNPKTGTVTMDIGKAVTDSKGGKIDFKVDKAGIIHAGVGKASFDAAKLTENANELLQTVLKLKPSSAKGTYVKSITLSSTMSPGVTVDPKLFS from the coding sequence ATGGCAACGTTGACTAAAAAAAGAAAGGCTGCTAACGCGAAATTCGACGCTAGTAAGTCTTACTCCGTAGCTGAAGCGGCTAAAATTGTAAAGGACATTACCTCTACAAAATTCGACGCTTCTGTGGATCTTGCGATCCGTTTAGGAGTTGACCCTCGTAAAGCTAATCAAATGGTACGCGGTACTGTTACCTTACCTCACGGTACAGGTAAAACCATGCGTGTTTTGGCTATTGTAACTCCTGATAAGGAAGCAGAAGCAAGAGCAGCTGGCGCGGATTTCGTTGGATTAGACGAATACATTGAAAAAATCAAAGGTGGATGGACAGATGTTGATGTTATCATCACTATGCCTTCTGTTATGGGAAAAGTTGGTGCATTAGGACGTGTGTTAGGCCCTCGTGGTTTAATGCCAAACCCTAAAACAGGAACTGTAACCATGGACATTGGTAAAGCGGTAACAGATTCAAAAGGTGGTAAAATTGATTTTAAAGTAGATAAAGCAGGAATTATTCATGCAGGTGTTGGTAAAGCGTCGTTTGATGCGGCCAAATTAACTGAGAACGCGAATGAACTGTTACAAACTGTTTTAAAATTAAAGCCGTCGAGCGCTAAAGGAACTTATGTGAAATCAATTACTTTGAGTAGCACAATGAGTCCTGGTGTAACTGTAGATCCTAAATTATTCTCTTAA
- the rplK gene encoding 50S ribosomal protein L11 gives MAKELSAIVKLQIKGGAANPSPPIGPALGAKGVNIMEFCKQFNARTQEQAGKVLPVIINVYTDKSFDFVIKRPPVAIQILEVTKIKAGSPTSNRKKVGALTWDQVRKIAEDKIVDMNCFTIESAMNMVVGTARSMGVTVSGEKPY, from the coding sequence ATGGCAAAAGAGTTATCGGCAATTGTAAAATTGCAAATCAAAGGTGGAGCTGCTAACCCCTCGCCTCCTATTGGTCCTGCATTGGGTGCCAAAGGTGTTAACATTATGGAGTTCTGTAAGCAATTTAATGCTAGAACTCAAGAACAAGCTGGTAAAGTATTACCGGTTATCATTAATGTTTACACTGATAAGTCGTTCGATTTCGTAATCAAACGTCCACCTGTTGCAATACAAATATTAGAGGTGACTAAAATTAAAGCAGGCTCGCCAACCAGTAACCGTAAAAAAGTAGGTGCCCTAACATGGGATCAGGTTCGTAAAATTGCTGAAGATAAAATTGTAGACATGAACTGTTTTACAATTGAATCTGCAATGAACATGGTTGTAGGTACGGCTCGTAGTATGGGTGTTACTGTTAGCGGTGAAAAACCGTATTAA
- the nusG gene encoding transcription termination/antitermination protein NusG — MADVVKTDLSQKKWYVVRAISGQEKKVKQYIEVEISRLKLNDYVSQVLIPTEKVIQIRNGKKTTKERSFYPGYVLIEAVLAGEVPHVIKNITGVIGFLGETKGGNAVPMRISEVNRILGKVDELVESEGTVSTNYTVGESVKVINGPFNGFNGVIEEVMDDKRKIKVTVKIFGRKTPVELNFGEVELE, encoded by the coding sequence ATGGCTGATGTAGTTAAAACCGACCTGTCGCAGAAAAAATGGTACGTTGTACGTGCTATTAGCGGGCAGGAAAAAAAGGTAAAACAATATATTGAGGTGGAAATTTCTCGTTTAAAATTAAACGATTATGTTTCACAAGTTTTAATTCCAACAGAAAAGGTTATCCAGATTCGTAACGGAAAGAAAACAACAAAAGAGCGTTCGTTTTATCCAGGTTATGTGTTAATCGAAGCTGTTTTAGCTGGTGAAGTACCTCACGTAATTAAAAATATAACTGGTGTTATTGGCTTTTTAGGTGAAACTAAAGGCGGTAATGCTGTTCCAATGCGTATTAGTGAAGTTAACCGTATTTTAGGTAAGGTTGATGAATTAGTTGAAAGTGAAGGAACTGTTTCAACAAATTATACTGTTGGAGAATCTGTTAAAGTAATTAACGGACCATTCAATGGCTTTAATGGTGTAATTGAAGAAGTAATGGACGATAAACGTAAAATTAAAGTTACGGTTAAGATCTTCGGACGTAAAACACCTGTTGAGCTTAACTTTGGAGAGGTTGAATTAGAATAG
- the secE gene encoding preprotein translocase subunit SecE → MSKIGTYISETKNELVNKVSWPTWPELQSSAIVVMISSIIIALVVFGMDKVFEILMNQAYDIIK, encoded by the coding sequence ATGAGCAAAATAGGGACTTATATTTCAGAAACGAAAAACGAATTAGTAAACAAAGTAAGCTGGCCAACATGGCCTGAGTTGCAAAGCAGTGCAATTGTGGTAATGATTTCTTCTATTATTATTGCTTTGGTTGTTTTTGGAATGGATAAGGTTTTTGAAATATTAATGAACCAAGCCTACGATATTATTAAATAA
- the tuf gene encoding elongation factor Tu, whose protein sequence is MAKEKFDRSKPHVNIGTIGHVDHGKTTLTAAITTVLASKGLCEIRDFSSIDNAPEEKERGITINTSHVEYATANRHYAHVDCPGHADYVKNMVTGAAQMDGAILVVASTDGPMPQTREHILLARQVGVPKLVVFMNKVDMVEDAELLDLVEMEIRELLTFYKFDGDNTPIIRGSALGGLNNDPKWVDKIMELMEAVDTYIPIPPREKDKPFLMPVEDVFTITGRGTVATGRIETGVINSADPVEIIGMGAEKLNSTVTGVEMFRKILDYGEAGDNVGLLLRGVEKKDIKRGMVIIKPGTVKPHAKFKAEVYILKKEEGGRHTPFQNKYRPQFYFRTTDVTGEIELEAGREMVLPGDNVTITVNLINPIAMDKGLRFAIREGGRTVGAGQVTEILD, encoded by the coding sequence ATGGCAAAAGAAAAATTCGACCGTTCCAAACCACACGTAAACATTGGAACTATTGGTCACGTAGATCACGGTAAAACTACTTTAACCGCTGCTATTACAACAGTATTAGCTTCTAAAGGCTTATGTGAAATCCGTGATTTCTCTTCAATTGATAACGCTCCTGAAGAAAAAGAACGTGGTATTACAATTAACACATCTCACGTTGAGTACGCTACAGCTAACCGTCACTACGCTCACGTTGACTGTCCAGGTCACGCCGATTATGTAAAAAACATGGTTACAGGTGCTGCTCAAATGGACGGTGCAATTTTAGTAGTTGCTTCTACTGATGGACCAATGCCGCAGACTCGTGAACATATCCTTTTAGCTCGCCAGGTTGGTGTGCCTAAATTAGTTGTGTTTATGAATAAAGTTGACATGGTTGAAGATGCTGAGTTATTAGACTTGGTTGAAATGGAAATTCGTGAATTATTAACTTTCTACAAGTTTGATGGTGATAACACACCTATTATCCGTGGTTCTGCTTTAGGTGGATTAAACAACGATCCTAAATGGGTTGATAAAATCATGGAATTAATGGAAGCTGTAGATACTTACATTCCAATTCCTCCACGTGAAAAAGATAAGCCATTTTTAATGCCGGTTGAAGACGTGTTCACGATCACTGGTCGTGGTACTGTTGCTACTGGTCGTATCGAGACTGGTGTTATCAACTCTGCTGATCCAGTTGAGATCATTGGTATGGGTGCTGAAAAATTAAATTCTACTGTAACAGGTGTTGAGATGTTCCGTAAAATTTTAGATTACGGTGAGGCTGGAGATAACGTAGGTTTATTATTACGTGGTGTTGAGAAAAAAGACATCAAACGTGGTATGGTTATTATTAAGCCAGGTACTGTTAAACCACACGCTAAATTTAAAGCTGAGGTGTATATCTTGAAAAAAGAAGAAGGTGGACGTCATACTCCATTCCAAAACAAATATCGTCCACAGTTCTATTTCCGTACAACTGACGTAACTGGAGAAATCGAGTTAGAAGCAGGACGTGAAATGGTTCTTCCTGGTGATAACGTAACAATTACTGTTAATTTAATTAACCCAATTGCTATGGATAAAGGTTTACGTTTCGCGATTCGTGAAGGTGGCCGTACTGTAGGAGCTGGTCAAGTAACTGAAATTTTAGACTAA
- a CDS encoding methyltransferase RsmF C-terminal domain-like protein gives MPKLPSQLIQSLNKLEHFNEKAFTAVHEEENKVTSIRLNPFKKVSLDFKLDESVKWNSQGYYLNERPSFTLDPLFQAGCYYPQEAGSMFIEFCLKQTLDFTETLKILDVCAAPGGKSTLINSLLNKESLLVANELIKSRADVLVQNLSKWGTCNTIVTNNDPQRFAELPSFFDAVVIDAPCSGSGLFRKQPDAIDEWSVDHVKACGIRQKKIVSDVLPALKEDGILIYSTCSYSEEENEKIVSSLVNEHNLEFVRLPIDKDWGILETQFGYRFYPHLLKSEGFFCAVLRKKECLENPVHIRKKNNVETNKVELEILGRFINSDRAHITKKNNQFHLLNAEGMGFLTKFEKTFYFKKAGMVIGEIKGRDMVPNQELAWFTELNMNTPIIELDKETSLKFLRKENFNPPKNVSGLVLLRYKEQGLGWAKILPNRINNYLPNSLRILK, from the coding sequence ATGCCAAAATTACCTTCTCAACTAATACAAAGCCTTAATAAACTTGAACACTTCAATGAAAAAGCATTTACTGCAGTTCACGAAGAAGAAAATAAGGTTACTTCAATCCGCTTGAATCCTTTTAAAAAAGTATCCTTGGATTTCAAATTAGATGAGTCTGTAAAATGGAATTCACAAGGTTATTATTTAAATGAACGCCCGTCTTTTACGCTTGACCCACTGTTTCAAGCTGGCTGCTATTACCCGCAGGAAGCCGGTAGTATGTTTATTGAATTTTGCTTAAAGCAAACGCTGGATTTCACTGAAACTCTAAAAATATTGGATGTATGTGCCGCTCCAGGTGGAAAAAGCACGCTGATTAACTCGTTATTAAACAAAGAGAGTTTATTAGTTGCTAATGAATTAATCAAATCTAGAGCAGATGTCTTAGTCCAAAATCTTTCCAAATGGGGTACCTGTAACACTATTGTTACCAATAATGACCCGCAGCGATTTGCTGAATTACCAAGTTTTTTTGACGCGGTAGTGATTGACGCGCCCTGCAGTGGCAGTGGATTGTTCAGAAAACAACCCGATGCGATTGATGAATGGAGCGTTGATCATGTAAAAGCTTGTGGCATCAGGCAAAAGAAAATTGTTAGTGATGTACTGCCAGCACTAAAGGAAGATGGTATCCTCATTTACAGTACCTGTTCCTATTCTGAAGAAGAAAATGAAAAAATTGTGTCTAGCTTAGTAAATGAACATAATTTAGAATTCGTTAGACTTCCAATTGACAAAGATTGGGGGATATTAGAAACCCAGTTTGGCTACCGTTTTTATCCGCACTTATTAAAAAGTGAAGGTTTCTTTTGCGCCGTACTTCGTAAAAAGGAATGTTTAGAGAATCCGGTTCATATCAGGAAAAAAAATAATGTAGAGACAAATAAAGTCGAACTAGAAATACTAGGGCGTTTTATTAACTCAGACAGAGCGCATATTACAAAAAAAAACAACCAATTTCATTTACTGAATGCAGAAGGCATGGGTTTTCTAACAAAGTTCGAAAAAACCTTTTATTTTAAAAAGGCAGGGATGGTTATAGGTGAAATTAAAGGGCGTGATATGGTTCCGAATCAAGAGCTAGCTTGGTTTACAGAACTTAATATGAATACACCCATTATTGAACTTGATAAAGAAACTTCTTTAAAATTTCTACGAAAAGAAAACTTTAATCCTCCAAAAAATGTAAGTGGATTGGTTTTATTGCGTTATAAAGAACAAGGCTTAGGATGGGCGAAAATACTACCAAATCGAATTAATAACTACCTCCCAAATTCACTCCGAATTTTAAAGTGA
- a CDS encoding regulatory protein RecX, giving the protein MNYKVSQIKLSAEVAQQKIMTWCAYQERSQHETRNKLFEYGLSSEETEAIISNLISENFLSEERFAVAFASGKFRIKHWGKNKIKIELKKHRVSEYCLNKALKLIDMVEYQIVIGKVIEKRRKLFKGSDKTKEFYNVLNYLISRGFESDLVRENLGKLRNEND; this is encoded by the coding sequence ATGAACTACAAAGTAAGTCAAATAAAACTTTCTGCCGAAGTGGCGCAGCAAAAAATAATGACTTGGTGTGCATATCAGGAGCGATCTCAACATGAAACAAGAAACAAGCTGTTCGAATACGGTTTAAGTTCGGAAGAAACGGAAGCAATTATTTCAAATTTAATTTCCGAAAATTTTCTGAGTGAAGAAAGGTTTGCAGTAGCGTTTGCAAGTGGAAAATTTAGAATCAAACATTGGGGGAAAAACAAAATAAAAATAGAACTTAAAAAGCATAGAGTTTCTGAATATTGTTTAAATAAGGCTTTGAAGTTGATTGATATGGTTGAGTATCAAATAGTAATAGGAAAAGTAATTGAAAAAAGAAGAAAATTATTTAAGGGTAGCGATAAAACAAAGGAGTTCTATAATGTTTTAAATTATTTAATATCTAGGGGTTTTGAGAGCGACCTTGTAAGGGAAAATTTAGGTAAATTGCGTAACGAAAATGATTAA
- a CDS encoding SDR family oxidoreductase: MNLDLHYKRAIVCGSTQGIGKAVAMELAQMGANVTLVARNEQSLKQVKSELSNNGSQLHSYLCVDFSNPDQLKVLVEQFIQRTGPVNILVNNTGGPPSGPIINAQVDEFIIAFNNHLICNHILVQACVEGMKNNGYGRIVNVISTSVKQALPNLGVSNTIRAAVGNWAKTLANELGKFGITVNNVLPGATATQRLSSIIENKALKTNVNNDAVKKEMLHEIPLGRFAEASEIANAVAFLVSPAAAYINGVNLPVDGGRTSSL, from the coding sequence ATGAATTTAGATTTACATTATAAAAGAGCTATCGTTTGTGGGAGTACACAAGGTATTGGGAAAGCAGTGGCGATGGAGTTAGCGCAAATGGGCGCCAATGTTACGCTTGTGGCAAGAAACGAACAAAGTTTAAAACAGGTAAAAAGTGAACTATCTAATAACGGTTCGCAATTACACTCCTATTTGTGTGTAGATTTTAGTAATCCAGATCAATTGAAAGTACTTGTAGAACAATTTATTCAACGAACCGGCCCTGTTAACATATTGGTGAATAATACGGGTGGTCCTCCATCAGGACCGATAATTAACGCACAAGTGGATGAGTTTATCATAGCTTTTAATAATCATTTAATATGCAATCATATATTAGTTCAAGCCTGTGTTGAAGGTATGAAAAATAATGGTTACGGTAGAATAGTAAACGTAATATCTACTTCCGTAAAACAAGCATTACCGAACTTGGGTGTAAGTAATACGATTAGAGCGGCTGTTGGTAATTGGGCTAAAACGCTTGCAAACGAGTTAGGTAAGTTTGGTATAACTGTAAATAATGTATTGCCGGGAGCTACAGCTACTCAAAGGCTGTCGAGTATCATCGAAAACAAAGCCTTAAAGACAAATGTAAATAACGACGCGGTAAAAAAGGAAATGTTACACGAAATTCCTTTAGGTAGGTTTGCAGAAGCTTCAGAAATAGCCAATGCGGTTGCTTTTTTAGTTTCACCAGCTGCAGCATACATTAACGGTGTGAATTTACCTGTTGATGGTGGACGAACTTCCTCACTATAG